A stretch of the Elephas maximus indicus isolate mEleMax1 chromosome 3, mEleMax1 primary haplotype, whole genome shotgun sequence genome encodes the following:
- the LOC126071441 gene encoding skin-specific protein 32-like has protein sequence MCDQQEQQHFPPSCVKGLKVGSVQSTKCTSMKCAAPCKTKTVSVVCPDPCQTQTYVECSVPCQTTCVKCPTPCQTQTYVKCPAPCQTTYVKCPPPCQTQTYVKCPAPCQTTYVKCPVPFQTTYVKCPVPCQTTYVKCPTPCQTQTCYVQCPSPCQTYYVQAPASSTVQSSGSQGCNPDPCSDCGCCCLGIIPMSSRGPACCDLEDDDCCC, from the coding sequence ATGTGCGACCAACAGGAGCAGCAACATTTTCCTCCCTCCTGTGTGAAAGGTTTGAAAGTGGGGTCAGTGCAAAGCACAAAATGCACGTCTATGAAATGTGCAGCTCCATGCAAAACTAAAACTGTTAGTGTGGTGTGTCCTGACCCGTGCCAGACTCAGACCTATGTGGAATGCTCTGTTCCATGCCAGACGACATGTGTGAAATGCCCAACTCCATGCCAGACTCAGACCTACGTAAAATGCCCTGCTCCATGCCAGACAACATATGTGAAATGCCCACCTCCATGCCAGACTCAAACCTATGTGAAATGCCCAGCTCCATGCCAGACAACCTATGTGAAATGTCCAGTTCCGTTCCAGACGACATATGTGAAATGCCCAGTTCCGTGCCAGACGACCTATGTGAAATGTCCAACTCCCTGCCAGACCCAGACATGTTATGTCCAGTGCCCTTCTCCTTGCCAGACCTACTACGTGCAGGCTCCTGCAAGCAGCACAGTGCAGAGCTCAGGATCCCAGGGCTGTAACCCTGACCCATGCTCTGACTGTGGATGCTGCTGTTTGGGAATTATCCCCATGAGTTCCCGAGGACCTGCATGCTGTGACCTTGAGGACGATGACTGCTGCTGTTAA